One Candidatus Culexarchaeum yellowstonense genomic region harbors:
- a CDS encoding HAD family hydrolase produces MIKLVIFDLDQTLIDTIHRFHEVFNRVLGMFGGVGISWNEFIAAYSSDTLNDYIPKSCDERGFWREFRRVYSSFIHDLDKPIDGVEEVLKFIKDMGLKVVVCTGRECSSEDVVRELRHFNLIRYIDGVYTLMHQDPSEEDVVFCRSGLLKRILDDYGVRVDEALFVGDYWVDMYSAKKVGLKCIGVLTGYEPTNRLMKFGADYIIRSVADFPDIIKSRT; encoded by the coding sequence TTGATTAAGCTTGTGATTTTCGATTTAGATCAAACTCTCATTGATACTATTCATCGTTTTCATGAGGTTTTCAATAGGGTTTTGGGGATGTTTGGTGGTGTTGGTATTTCTTGGAATGAGTTTATTGCCGCTTATTCTTCTGATACTTTGAATGATTATATTCCTAAATCTTGTGATGAGAGGGGGTTTTGGCGTGAGTTTAGGAGGGTTTACAGCTCCTTTATTCATGATTTGGATAAGCCTATTGATGGTGTTGAAGAGGTTTTGAAGTTTATCAAGGATATGGGTTTAAAGGTTGTGGTTTGTACTGGTAGGGAGTGTTCCAGTGAGGATGTTGTTAGAGAATTGCGGCATTTCAATTTAATTCGCTATATTGATGGGGTTTACACATTGATGCATCAAGACCCCTCTGAGGAGGATGTGGTGTTTTGTAGGAGTGGATTGCTTAAGAGGATTTTGGATGATTATGGTGTTAGGGTTGATGAAGCGTTGTTTGTGGGGGATTATTGGGTGGACATGTATTCCGCTAAGAAGGTTGGTTTGAAGTGTATTGGCGTTTTAACTGGCTATGAGCCTACCAATAGGCTTATGAAGTTTGGCGCCGATTACATTATTAGAAGTGTAGCTGACTTTCCAGATATAATTAAGTCTCGAACATAA
- the leuS gene encoding leucine--tRNA ligase — MVGIVNERRVKPKVDLALVSKVRAIEDKWMDRWINNGIFKAEPDPSKPKFFVTFPYPYINGLIHLGGAFTILRVDITARYKRMRGFNVLFAQGWHATGGPIVSAALRIREGDRKIVSDLLSMGVPADEVGKFSNPEYWVRYFVDKWRGDLISYGLSIDWRREFYTTYLNPYYSKFIEWQYLKLRDKGLVGKGTHPVVWCPKELKVVGDHDRPDEYVGISLVDAVIMKFKLDDGRIIPTMTFRPETIYGVTNIWIKPEAKYLIVDVDGETWILNSYMMEELRDQWHKVHVKGEVYGSSLLGLKVNNPVTGSKVPILPASFVDPELGTGIVMSVPAHAPYDYVALMDLKSHPEILANYGLDSSLIDGIEPIPLIKLEGYSSIPARDAVTSKGIRDQNDVVKLDEATSEIYSKEYYRGVLLENTGRWAGRIVCEVKDEIISWLESNGYAIKVYTLPVRVYCRCGARTHVKIVSDQWFLLYSDENWKKMALECINGMNLYPPEILEELKKTVLNLRDWAFTHKGELGTHLPWDPDWVIESLSDSTIYMAYYTLAKYLQHPEKYGIKPEQLKPEFFDYVLLGHGNVAEVSKITGIPIELLDEIRREFSYWYPVDLRISGKDLLYNHLVFFIMHHVAIFPREFWPRGISVNGWILVSGEKMSKSKGNFILLRDAIKYWGASAVRWAEVMAGADSTLEDPNFEPSMADLAVEEILSWIDYASENYGTGRVERFKIDDWFESVLNQTVKKVTELMDKTMYKSAFVEAYYNLQNKFKWYLRRAGTPNRELLKQFIEIQTLLLAPFIPHIADEVWERIGKGGYSSIHPWPTYDESKIKVELDLAEEIVKRVLEDARELLRLVKQARSVRVTVAARWKYDLLAEVKKALMEGAKLNEAIRISLRKVSLPSKLVSQLAQSIAKNSEIIDMYVPVDVEYAVLKEAEEFLSRELNLKVVVEREEESSSPKREISLPSRPAIYME; from the coding sequence TTGGTTGGAATTGTAAATGAACGTCGAGTTAAGCCGAAGGTTGACCTTGCCCTCGTCAGTAAGGTTAGAGCTATAGAGGATAAGTGGATGGATAGATGGATTAATAATGGAATTTTTAAAGCTGAGCCAGACCCATCAAAACCAAAGTTCTTTGTAACTTTCCCATATCCATACATCAATGGCCTTATACATCTCGGTGGAGCCTTCACCATACTTAGAGTTGACATCACTGCTAGATATAAGAGGATGAGAGGGTTTAATGTGCTTTTTGCTCAGGGGTGGCATGCTACTGGTGGACCAATAGTTTCAGCTGCCCTTAGAATTAGGGAGGGTGATAGGAAGATAGTTTCAGACCTCCTTTCCATGGGAGTTCCAGCTGATGAGGTTGGTAAATTCTCTAATCCTGAGTATTGGGTTAGATATTTTGTTGATAAGTGGAGGGGTGATTTGATAAGCTATGGTTTAAGTATTGATTGGAGACGTGAATTCTATACAACATATCTAAACCCATACTACAGTAAGTTTATTGAGTGGCAGTATCTCAAGTTGAGGGATAAGGGGCTTGTGGGTAAGGGAACTCATCCAGTGGTTTGGTGTCCTAAGGAGTTGAAGGTTGTTGGGGATCATGATAGGCCTGATGAATATGTTGGCATAAGTCTTGTGGATGCCGTCATCATGAAGTTTAAGCTTGATGATGGACGTATAATTCCAACAATGACCTTTAGACCTGAAACAATTTATGGTGTAACAAACATATGGATTAAACCTGAAGCCAAATACCTCATTGTAGATGTGGATGGTGAAACATGGATCCTCAATAGCTACATGATGGAGGAACTTAGGGATCAATGGCATAAAGTTCATGTTAAAGGTGAAGTTTATGGTTCAAGTCTCCTTGGATTGAAAGTTAACAACCCTGTGACCGGTTCTAAAGTCCCAATTCTACCAGCATCCTTCGTGGATCCTGAACTTGGAACTGGAATTGTGATGAGTGTTCCCGCACATGCCCCCTACGATTACGTTGCCCTAATGGATTTGAAATCCCACCCTGAAATCCTCGCAAATTATGGTTTAGATAGCAGTTTGATTGATGGTATTGAACCCATCCCCCTCATCAAACTTGAAGGTTACAGTAGTATACCAGCTAGAGATGCCGTAACCTCTAAAGGTATTAGGGATCAAAATGATGTTGTGAAGCTTGATGAAGCCACCAGCGAAATTTATTCAAAGGAGTATTATAGGGGTGTACTACTTGAGAATACTGGCAGATGGGCTGGAAGAATAGTATGTGAAGTTAAGGATGAAATTATTAGTTGGCTTGAATCCAATGGTTACGCAATTAAAGTCTATACTCTACCAGTTAGAGTTTATTGCCGTTGTGGTGCTAGAACCCACGTTAAGATAGTTAGTGATCAATGGTTCCTACTTTATAGTGATGAGAATTGGAAGAAGATGGCTTTGGAATGTATTAATGGTATGAATCTGTATCCACCAGAAATACTTGAAGAATTGAAGAAGACCGTGCTGAATCTTAGGGATTGGGCTTTCACGCATAAGGGTGAACTTGGGACACATCTACCATGGGATCCAGATTGGGTTATTGAAAGTTTAAGTGATTCAACAATATATATGGCATACTATACTTTAGCCAAATACCTACAGCATCCGGAGAAGTATGGGATTAAGCCTGAACAGCTTAAACCTGAATTCTTCGATTACGTACTACTTGGACATGGAAATGTGGCTGAGGTTTCTAAGATCACAGGCATCCCAATTGAGCTATTGGATGAGATTAGGAGGGAATTCTCCTACTGGTATCCCGTGGATTTAAGGATTAGTGGTAAAGACTTGCTATACAATCACCTAGTATTCTTCATAATGCATCATGTGGCAATATTTCCAAGGGAATTTTGGCCTAGGGGGATCAGTGTTAATGGTTGGATACTGGTTTCAGGTGAGAAGATGAGTAAGAGTAAGGGGAACTTCATACTATTGAGGGATGCAATCAAGTATTGGGGTGCAAGTGCCGTTAGGTGGGCTGAGGTTATGGCTGGAGCGGACTCAACACTTGAAGACCCAAACTTTGAACCTTCAATGGCTGATTTGGCTGTGGAGGAGATTTTGAGTTGGATCGATTATGCATCTGAAAATTATGGGACTGGCAGGGTTGAGAGATTTAAAATTGATGATTGGTTTGAGAGCGTACTTAACCAAACTGTTAAGAAGGTTACGGAGCTTATGGATAAAACCATGTATAAATCTGCTTTCGTGGAAGCATACTATAATTTGCAGAATAAGTTTAAGTGGTATCTTAGGAGGGCTGGAACTCCGAATAGAGAGTTACTGAAACAATTCATTGAAATTCAAACACTCCTATTAGCACCATTCATTCCACATATTGCCGATGAGGTTTGGGAGAGGATTGGTAAGGGTGGGTATTCTTCCATTCATCCTTGGCCAACATATGATGAATCTAAAATTAAAGTTGAATTGGATTTAGCTGAAGAGATAGTTAAGAGAGTTTTAGAAGATGCTAGGGAACTTTTAAGACTCGTCAAGCAAGCTAGAAGTGTTAGGGTTACTGTAGCTGCAAGGTGGAAGTATGATTTACTGGCGGAGGTTAAGAAGGCTTTAATGGAGGGGGCTAAATTGAATGAAGCTATCAGGATATCCCTTAGAAAGGTTAGTTTACCTTCAAAGCTGGTTTCACAATTAGCTCAAAGCATTGCAAAAAACTCCGAAATCATTGACATGTATGTTCCAGTGGATGTTGAGTATGCTGTTTTGAAGGAGGCTGAAGAATTCCTTTCAAGGGAACTCAATTTGAAGGTTGTTGTTGAGAGGGAGGAGGAGAGTAGCTCACCGAAGAGGGAGATTTCCCTACCCAGTAGACCTGCAATATACATGGAATAA
- a CDS encoding MFS transporter produces MKSSGRDARKLIMGYGFASNFSSGISSPFLSIFIFEIAGGSFLKTGIGNQVPTIISIVMGYVWARISDYTRKRRIFIQMALGTGIVTTTALSFVNNIEQYLVIQTIGSITGSAGGAALSAVIAENFRGRRGELFGRYQAITVIGGFLGNMISGALYNTIGYRNVLRLVAALNIIPLTIISLIPENVGKNVERGKLFSPPKIPSGFWKAFSIRLMLTLPGALSGGLLGIYYLKYIGGSPENWSIVVSVTTLLGLSAIPYGKLADKLSMKSMFTFAGIGWTILYLGYYLSPTPIIFALFFIVPIWPAFWITYNKLLMELSDSTERATFYAFEGILSTILGAIVGIFSGYLADLFGPRNIFILSAAMAITATIYTRIILRGK; encoded by the coding sequence ATGAAGTCTAGCGGGAGAGATGCTAGGAAGCTTATAATGGGGTATGGGTTTGCATCAAACTTTTCCAGTGGAATCTCATCCCCATTCCTATCAATATTCATATTTGAAATTGCTGGTGGAAGCTTCTTAAAGACTGGTATAGGGAATCAGGTGCCCACAATAATATCTATTGTTATGGGGTATGTTTGGGCTAGAATCTCAGATTACACTAGGAAGAGGAGGATTTTCATTCAAATGGCTTTAGGAACTGGAATCGTCACCACCACAGCATTAAGCTTTGTAAACAACATTGAGCAGTACTTAGTTATACAGACAATTGGTTCTATAACTGGAAGTGCTGGTGGAGCAGCCCTCTCAGCGGTAATAGCGGAAAACTTTAGGGGGAGGAGGGGGGAGCTTTTTGGAAGATATCAAGCCATAACGGTTATTGGAGGATTCCTTGGAAACATGATTTCAGGAGCATTATATAATACTATTGGATACAGGAATGTACTCAGACTCGTAGCCGCATTAAACATAATACCATTAACAATAATTTCATTAATCCCCGAAAATGTGGGGAAGAATGTTGAAAGGGGAAAATTATTCTCGCCACCAAAAATTCCAAGTGGATTTTGGAAAGCATTTAGCATAAGGTTAATGTTAACCCTCCCCGGAGCACTTAGTGGCGGACTTCTTGGAATATATTATCTAAAGTATATCGGCGGATCTCCTGAAAACTGGTCTATTGTAGTTTCAGTAACAACCCTTCTAGGATTATCAGCAATACCATACGGAAAACTTGCAGATAAGCTATCAATGAAGAGTATGTTCACATTTGCCGGAATAGGATGGACAATACTATACTTAGGATATTATCTGTCACCAACGCCAATAATATTTGCATTATTCTTTATAGTACCAATATGGCCAGCATTCTGGATAACATACAATAAGCTTTTAATGGAACTAAGCGATTCAACTGAGAGAGCAACATTCTATGCTTTTGAGGGAATATTAAGCACAATACTCGGAGCCATCGTGGGAATATTTTCAGGATACCTCGCAGACCTATTTGGGCCTAGAAACATATTCATACTATCAGCAGCCATGGCAATAACCGCAACTATATACACACGGATAATTTTAAGGGGAAAGTAA
- a CDS encoding aspartate aminotransferase family protein codes for MVEEEKLNTSKIIESQKKLMFPCMPRYRQPIVIVEGRGAIVKDLEGKEYLDLFAGYAAVNIGHCHPKVVEAITYWAQKIYHTSYDYHNIPSAILAEKLVKILPMSGDKKVFYCTSGAEAIEGSVKLMRKYMLKKVNKTGFEVLTLRYSFHGRTHLTTTLTGQSKYKKGMAAVVSIPGIKIMPAPYCYRCPFKKEYPECDMLCAKYIEDVIKYETSTDIGAFIAEPILGEGGIIVPPKEYFKEAVKIVRDYGGVFIVDEVQTGFARTGKIFGIENYNVEPDIVAMAKGLTSGLPLGAIGAKAEIADAFEPGDHSSTWGPNVVSCAAASAVIDVMLEERVHEKVEKLGREFMKELQELQRKHKIIGEVRGMGLMIGIELVKDRNAKTPAVDEAVKVREYMREMGYLIGVGGAYGSTLRIEPPLMITKEQLDKALEALETAIKKVE; via the coding sequence ATGGTTGAAGAGGAAAAGTTGAATACATCAAAAATAATTGAAAGCCAGAAGAAACTCATGTTCCCATGCATGCCAAGATATAGACAGCCAATAGTCATAGTTGAGGGGAGGGGGGCTATAGTAAAGGATTTAGAGGGAAAGGAATATTTAGACTTATTCGCTGGATACGCAGCTGTAAATATTGGTCACTGCCACCCAAAAGTCGTGGAAGCAATAACGTATTGGGCTCAAAAAATATATCACACATCCTACGACTACCACAACATACCCTCAGCAATACTGGCAGAAAAACTAGTGAAAATACTACCAATGAGTGGGGATAAGAAGGTATTCTACTGCACCAGTGGAGCTGAAGCCATAGAGGGATCTGTAAAGCTTATGAGAAAGTACATGCTGAAGAAGGTTAACAAAACTGGATTTGAAGTGCTAACCCTAAGATACAGCTTCCACGGCAGAACACACTTAACAACAACATTAACTGGGCAGAGCAAGTATAAGAAGGGGATGGCTGCAGTAGTATCAATACCAGGAATAAAGATAATGCCAGCACCATACTGCTATAGATGCCCATTCAAGAAGGAATATCCGGAATGCGATATGTTATGCGCAAAATACATTGAAGATGTAATAAAATATGAAACATCCACAGATATAGGGGCATTCATAGCAGAACCAATACTTGGGGAGGGAGGAATAATAGTTCCACCAAAAGAATACTTCAAAGAAGCTGTGAAGATAGTTAGGGATTATGGTGGAGTATTCATAGTAGATGAAGTTCAAACAGGATTTGCAAGGACTGGGAAGATTTTCGGAATAGAAAACTACAATGTTGAACCAGATATAGTAGCCATGGCAAAGGGGCTGACAAGCGGACTACCACTGGGAGCAATAGGGGCAAAAGCAGAAATAGCAGACGCCTTCGAACCAGGAGACCACTCATCCACATGGGGACCAAACGTAGTATCATGCGCAGCTGCAAGTGCAGTAATAGATGTAATGCTAGAGGAAAGGGTACATGAAAAAGTGGAGAAACTTGGAAGGGAATTCATGAAAGAACTACAAGAACTACAAAGGAAGCATAAAATTATAGGTGAAGTGAGGGGGATGGGATTAATGATTGGAATAGAACTGGTGAAGGATAGAAATGCAAAGACACCAGCAGTGGATGAAGCGGTGAAGGTTAGGGAATACATGAGGGAAATGGGATACCTAATAGGTGTGGGAGGAGCATACGGCTCAACACTAAGAATTGAACCCCCACTAATGATAACGAAAGAGCAATTGGATAAAGCATTGGAAGCACTAGAAACAGCCATAAAGAAGGTAGAATAA
- a CDS encoding radical SAM protein: MDVEVGYDPIELYRRVKNFIVKVDANGVESRRYYRFRGSRWYGGIATGDVVGCNLRCGFCWSWRDASHIMAKGFFCTPQEAFKKLTYIAERGGYRLVRLSGGEPTLSRDHLIQLLKHFNETKYTFILETNGILIGYENDYAEELSKFSNLVVRVSLKGTCESEFQKLTLAKPEYFNIQLKAIKNLVDAGFKPSEEVYAAVMLSFSSDENYMNLKKRLAEIHPKLSEDIDEEYVILYPHVVEIMRRRGLKPKIAYNPNGIPSSMI; this comes from the coding sequence TTGGATGTTGAAGTTGGCTATGATCCAATAGAATTGTATAGGAGGGTTAAAAACTTCATTGTTAAGGTGGATGCTAATGGTGTTGAAAGTAGACGTTATTATAGGTTTAGGGGTAGTAGATGGTATGGTGGAATAGCCACTGGAGATGTTGTTGGATGCAATTTGAGATGTGGATTTTGTTGGAGTTGGAGGGATGCAAGTCACATTATGGCTAAAGGCTTCTTCTGCACTCCACAAGAAGCTTTCAAGAAACTCACATATATTGCTGAGAGGGGTGGATATAGGCTAGTTAGGTTGAGTGGTGGTGAACCAACCCTATCAAGAGATCACCTAATACAATTACTAAAACATTTCAATGAAACCAAATATACATTCATACTTGAAACTAATGGTATCTTGATAGGTTATGAGAATGATTACGCTGAAGAACTCTCAAAGTTCAGCAATCTTGTGGTTAGAGTTTCACTTAAAGGTACATGTGAAAGTGAATTTCAAAAGTTGACTTTAGCGAAACCCGAATACTTCAATATACAATTGAAGGCTATAAAGAATCTTGTGGATGCAGGATTCAAACCTAGTGAAGAGGTTTATGCTGCTGTGATGCTCAGCTTTAGTAGTGATGAAAACTATATGAATCTTAAGAAGCGTCTAGCTGAAATACATCCAAAACTCTCTGAAGATATAGATGAAGAATATGTAATCCTATATCCGCATGTGGTTGAAATTATGAGGAGGAGGGGTTTAAAGCCAAAAATCGCCTACAATCCAAATGGAATTCCAAGTTCAATGATATGA
- a CDS encoding ATP-binding protein gives MLFDPRPKSRREELFGRDVELNLLHDNVNSPIIVIAGIRRIGKTSLLNVFLNEVNIPNIIVDLRSLRSNYGLKDLFEILSKALSSRLDKLMELLKSITSIKILGGEVEINWKGRGALTLPTLFDSLNRSRVIIAFDEAQMLRGPRSMEILNAIAHAYDYDKNLTFIFTGSEVGLLHDFLGIEKPESPLYGRYCFKLNLERFKRDVAEEFLLAGFREMNVNVDKGLIEEAVNNFDGIPGWLTLFGNEYVRGLKNLDKIKEVAVNMALSELKNLVAGRSKRYATVLRGLAEGMNSWGKIKGYVEEHEGSTISSSILSNILRSIEDLSIIKDYEFLDPIYKEASLRL, from the coding sequence TTGCTCTTCGACCCAAGACCAAAATCAAGGAGGGAAGAATTGTTTGGTAGAGATGTGGAGCTTAATTTGTTACATGATAATGTTAATTCCCCCATCATCGTTATTGCTGGTATTAGGAGGATCGGTAAAACTTCACTATTAAATGTATTCCTCAATGAAGTGAACATTCCAAATATCATTGTAGATTTGAGGAGTTTACGTAGCAATTATGGTCTTAAAGATCTATTCGAAATACTTTCAAAAGCTCTCTCATCAAGACTTGACAAACTAATGGAGCTTCTCAAAAGTATAACGTCAATTAAAATTCTTGGTGGTGAAGTTGAGATAAATTGGAAGGGGAGAGGTGCATTAACACTGCCAACACTTTTCGATTCACTAAATAGGAGTAGAGTGATTATAGCTTTTGATGAAGCTCAAATGTTGAGGGGTCCTAGATCCATGGAAATCCTAAATGCCATAGCACATGCTTACGATTACGATAAGAACTTAACATTCATATTCACAGGGTCCGAAGTTGGATTGCTCCACGACTTCCTAGGAATAGAAAAGCCAGAATCACCCCTATATGGTAGATATTGCTTCAAATTGAACCTTGAAAGGTTTAAGAGGGATGTGGCTGAAGAATTCCTCTTAGCAGGATTTAGGGAAATGAATGTTAATGTGGATAAGGGTTTAATTGAAGAGGCCGTAAACAATTTTGATGGAATACCAGGATGGCTAACACTTTTCGGAAATGAATATGTGAGAGGCTTGAAAAATCTAGACAAAATAAAGGAAGTGGCGGTAAATATGGCTTTAAGTGAACTCAAAAACCTCGTTGCAGGAAGGAGTAAGAGATATGCCACAGTTCTAAGAGGATTAGCTGAAGGTATGAACAGTTGGGGGAAGATAAAGGGGTATGTTGAAGAACATGAGGGCAGTACAATATCATCAAGCATACTATCAAACATACTTAGAAGCATAGAAGATTTAAGCATAATAAAGGACTATGAATTCCTAGACCCAATATACAAAGAAGCTTCACTAAGACTTTAA
- a CDS encoding (2Fe-2S)-binding protein — MKNIRFQLNGEWVEVEAEENMTLLDLLRRKLQITSVKRGCERGECGVCTVLLDDKPVYSCLTPVLKAEGKSIITVEYLSKNGKLHPIQEAFIKSGAVQCGFCTPAFILTTYALLEKNKNPSEEEIKRAFDGIICRCTGYVKIIEAVKIASEIYNQKS, encoded by the coding sequence ATGAAAAATATTAGATTCCAATTGAATGGAGAATGGGTGGAAGTGGAAGCTGAGGAAAACATGACCCTACTAGACTTGCTGAGGAGGAAATTGCAAATAACCAGCGTTAAGAGGGGGTGTGAGAGGGGGGAGTGCGGTGTATGCACGGTACTACTGGATGATAAACCAGTATACTCATGCCTAACACCAGTCCTAAAAGCTGAAGGTAAAAGCATAATAACAGTGGAATACCTATCCAAGAATGGGAAACTCCACCCAATACAAGAAGCATTCATAAAATCAGGTGCAGTTCAATGTGGATTCTGCACACCAGCATTCATACTAACAACATACGCCCTACTGGAAAAGAATAAGAATCCAAGCGAAGAGGAGATCAAAAGAGCATTTGATGGAATAATATGTAGATGTACAGGTTATGTGAAGATAATTGAAGCTGTTAAAATAGCCTCAGAAATATACAACCAAAAATCATAA
- a CDS encoding prolyl oligopeptidase family serine peptidase, with protein MSVSDFDPYLWLENLNDPNVVQWALDRSEKARKVLEPLSRKLMPRISKYYSLPYVISVDIGKYDVFMLLRDGKSFKIGKITEEGLFNEIVKSEDIGEDVVIQGFQLSEEGDKLAFSFSIGGADEGVTRILDVKSNEVLDELRGRIGNIVWLDGDKYYYVRFYGKEKTPDGVPPPAQRVFLRENGKEEMVFGKGLPSLHFIGLKRSLQSNKALLSIRYGWTKSDVYVGEITDPNSWSLLYGGGDFIAYPIDYVNGNYVVASFDGEGMGRLLAINERSHEVREIIGEQPYPLEEAVVYKDGIVASYLVNASTKIKLINMNGEWREISFEPPGTVSSLNSNGEKCVFKYESFLIPYRIYLLENGKTKIIRSEEVEGDFEIKEFWVESKDSTKIHAFKVQNKNKKSNFVFAYGYGGFRISLTPRFHPHVIPFIEDGGIFVVANLRGGGEYGEKWHRAGMRENKQNVFNDFIAVLEHLKREGAKIVAYGVSNGGLLVGAILTQRPDLIDGAIIGYPVLDMLRFDKLYIGRTWVTEYGDPENPKDKRYLIKYSPYHNIKKRGYPPVMIFTGLYDDRVHPAHALKFAAKLEEIGAPYLLRVERKSGHSGATPQTKIEEYSDIMAFVYHTFKMQ; from the coding sequence ATGAGTGTTAGTGATTTTGATCCATATTTATGGTTGGAGAATCTAAATGACCCTAATGTGGTGCAATGGGCTCTGGATAGAAGTGAGAAGGCAAGGAAGGTTCTGGAACCATTATCTAGAAAGCTTATGCCGAGAATTAGCAAGTATTATTCGCTTCCATATGTTATATCTGTTGACATCGGTAAATATGATGTTTTTATGCTTTTACGTGATGGTAAATCCTTTAAAATCGGCAAAATAACTGAGGAAGGTTTGTTTAATGAAATTGTGAAATCTGAGGATATTGGAGAGGATGTGGTTATACAGGGATTTCAATTATCTGAAGAGGGGGATAAACTTGCATTTTCCTTTTCAATAGGTGGAGCAGATGAAGGTGTCACTAGAATATTGGATGTGAAATCTAATGAGGTTTTAGATGAATTGAGGGGGAGGATAGGGAACATAGTTTGGTTGGATGGGGATAAGTATTATTATGTGAGGTTTTATGGTAAGGAGAAAACTCCAGATGGAGTTCCACCTCCAGCACAAAGGGTTTTCTTAAGGGAGAATGGTAAGGAAGAGATGGTTTTCGGTAAAGGACTTCCATCACTACACTTCATAGGGCTTAAAAGGAGTTTACAATCAAATAAAGCTCTACTATCCATAAGATATGGCTGGACTAAAAGCGATGTTTATGTAGGGGAAATTACGGACCCAAATAGCTGGAGCCTCTTATATGGTGGAGGAGACTTCATAGCATACCCAATAGACTATGTGAATGGAAACTATGTAGTGGCAAGTTTTGATGGGGAAGGTATGGGAAGGCTATTAGCAATAAATGAAAGAAGCCATGAGGTAAGGGAGATTATAGGTGAACAGCCATACCCACTGGAAGAAGCCGTGGTATATAAAGATGGGATAGTAGCATCATACCTAGTTAACGCCTCCACAAAAATCAAATTGATAAACATGAATGGAGAATGGAGGGAAATAAGCTTTGAACCTCCAGGTACAGTAAGCTCTCTAAATTCCAATGGAGAAAAATGCGTATTCAAATATGAATCCTTCCTAATACCATACCGCATATACCTCCTCGAAAATGGGAAAACAAAAATTATACGTTCAGAGGAAGTTGAGGGCGATTTTGAAATTAAGGAATTTTGGGTTGAATCAAAGGATTCCACAAAAATCCATGCATTTAAAGTTCAAAATAAAAATAAGAAAAGTAACTTTGTATTCGCATATGGCTATGGAGGATTTAGAATATCATTAACCCCAAGATTCCATCCACACGTAATCCCATTCATTGAAGATGGAGGAATTTTCGTAGTTGCAAATCTAAGGGGAGGTGGAGAGTATGGTGAAAAATGGCATAGGGCAGGTATGCGTGAAAATAAGCAAAACGTATTCAACGATTTCATAGCAGTCCTAGAGCATTTGAAGAGGGAGGGAGCTAAAATAGTAGCTTATGGGGTGAGCAATGGAGGACTACTTGTGGGAGCAATATTAACACAACGCCCAGACCTAATAGATGGAGCCATAATAGGATACCCAGTACTCGACATGCTTAGATTCGACAAACTATACATAGGGAGAACATGGGTCACAGAGTATGGAGATCCAGAAAACCCGAAGGATAAGAGATATCTAATAAAGTATTCACCATACCACAATATAAAGAAGAGAGGGTATCCACCAGTAATGATATTTACAGGATTATACGATGATAGGGTACATCCAGCACATGCATTAAAATTTGCAGCAAAATTGGAGGAGATTGGAGCACCATACCTACTTAGAGTTGAAAGGAAGAGTGGACATTCAGGAGCCACACCACAAACAAAGATAGAAGAATACTCTGACATAATGGCATTCGTATACCACACATTCAAAATGCAATGA